In Sphingomonas sp. M1-B02, the sequence TCTTCGGCATGGGCCTGCTGTGCGCGGCAGCCGGCTTCCGCCAATCATACCGGACAACCCGGCTTGGCGAGATCGTCGGCGCGCTTTGGGCGACGGACATTGTTCGCGGGCCGGTCCCCCTCCACAGCCATGGCTCGGAGGTGGCACGCAAGCATGGCGCGGGCGGCGCTCGCCTTGAGGCAGCCGCGGGCTTCCCCTCGGTGTACGAAAAAGCCATTCCGGCCCTTGACGAGGGAAGGGCGCTGGCGCCGGGGGATGCCGAGGCGGCGCGGGTTCACGCGATCATGCGCCTGATCGCCTCGGTGGAGGATACCAACCTTCTGTATCGCGGCGGGCCGGACGGTCTCGCCTTCGCCCAGCGGGAGGCGCAACGGTTCCTTGACATCGGCAGTGTCGGCAATTGCGCGTGGCGACGCTTCGCGATCGGGATTCACCGGGATTTCGTCGCGCGTCGGCTTAGCCCGGGCGGCTGCGCCGATCTGCTGGCCATGGCGCTGTTCGTGCAGGGTGTGGAGCGATGATGCGCGCGCTGCTCTGCTCCGGGCAGGGACTCATCACCCGGGGGATGTTCGATCGTCTCGCGGCGAATGACGAGTCAGCGCCTGTCCTCGATGCTGCCGCGAAACTGCTCGGCCAGGATCCGCGCGATGTGCTGGCCGGGACAAGCGAGGGCGCGCTCATCGCGGATCGGACGAGCCAGATCCTGTGCATCGCGCGCGCGCTGGCCGCCGCTTCTGCGCTACGCCCGCAAGCGCCAACGATGGTGGCCGGATACAGTGTCGGAGAAATGGCTGCGTGGAGCATCGCCGGCTTCTGGACCGCCGATCAGGCCCTGCGCCTGACCGCGCACCGGGCCGAACTGATGGACGTGGCGGATGCCGGGACCGGGGGGCTGGGCTATGTCCGTGGCCTCGACGAAACGATTCTCGAGCGCCTTCTGGAGCGCCATGCGTGCGCGATCGCCATCCGCAATCCCGGCGGGCTCTACATCATCGGCGGTTTAAGGCCGGACGTCGCGGCATGCTGCGCCGACGCGGTAGAAAGCGGAGCGGTGGCCGCCCGTCCGATCGCAGTGGGGGTCGCCTCGCATACGCCCCGCCTTGCCGCTGCCGTCGCGCCGTTCGAACAGGCGCTGTGGGACGAACCCGTCTGCGCCGGCGATGGCGCGAAGCTCCTGATCGGAGCCGCTTGCGCTACAACAATCCGCGCCGCCGATCGCGCCGCGATATCGGGCCTGGCGCACCAGCTCGCGTCCACCGTCGATTGGAACGCACTGCTCACCGCTTTGGCCGAGCGCGGTGCCCGGCGGGTGCTTGAGCTTGGCCCGGGCGATGCGCTGGCGAACATGGTCCACGCCAACTGGCCGGGGATCGATGTCCGCGCGCTCGACGACTTCACCACCGTCGCCGGCGCGCGGCAGTGGTTCGACGCCGCGTAAGATTTTCTCGAAGCCAACGAAGGAGACAATGCGATGGTCGAAATCATTGGACACGCGCTGGTGCCGATCTTCTTCGTCATTGCGCTCGGCTATATCGGCGGCCTGCGCGGACGCATCGACAACCACCATGTCGGCGAACTCAACACGCTGGTGATGGATTATGCGCTGCCCGCTTCGCTGTTCGTGGCGACGGCGACTACGCCCTGGGCGAAGATGCGCGGCGAGGAATCGATCGTCGTGCTGCTCGCAATTGGAATGATGCTGCCCTATGCGGCTTGGTATCTAATTGCGCGCTGGCGCGGGGTTACGCGCCAGGAGTCGGCGATCGGCGCATTGACCGTCGGGCTGCCCAATTATGCTGCCGCGGGCCTGCCGATCATCCAGGCCGTGGTCGGCACCGCAGGCACCGTCCATGTTGCCGTGGC encodes:
- a CDS encoding ACP S-malonyltransferase translates to MRALLCSGQGLITRGMFDRLAANDESAPVLDAAAKLLGQDPRDVLAGTSEGALIADRTSQILCIARALAAASALRPQAPTMVAGYSVGEMAAWSIAGFWTADQALRLTAHRAELMDVADAGTGGLGYVRGLDETILERLLERHACAIAIRNPGGLYIIGGLRPDVAACCADAVESGAVAARPIAVGVASHTPRLAAAVAPFEQALWDEPVCAGDGAKLLIGAACATTIRAADRAAISGLAHQLASTVDWNALLTALAERGARRVLELGPGDALANMVHANWPGIDVRALDDFTTVAGARQWFDAA
- the mdcB gene encoding triphosphoribosyl-dephospho-CoA synthase MdcB; protein product: MTAMRLLAEQRHEQAIARQAVAALHLEVRTYPKPGLVSHIDNGAHDDMDHLLLHRSATALEPYFARLAVAGANAARMSQLRMIGIEGEAAMLAVTGGVNTHRGAIFGMGLLCAAAGFRQSYRTTRLGEIVGALWATDIVRGPVPLHSHGSEVARKHGAGGARLEAAAGFPSVYEKAIPALDEGRALAPGDAEAARVHAIMRLIASVEDTNLLYRGGPDGLAFAQREAQRFLDIGSVGNCAWRRFAIGIHRDFVARRLSPGGCADLLAMALFVQGVER